A part of Thermococcus sp. SY098 genomic DNA contains:
- a CDS encoding carbamoyltransferase, which yields MILGIHDGHDAGAVLIKDGEIYAVNEERLNRIKHYRGFPKLSVLKVLEMGNVTPDEVEIIAIAGIFRKRSRLLELEKNLAKIFGKDFKRKVLYVEHHLAHAASAYLTSGWREALALSIDAAGDGLSSSIYICRDGEMIRIAQSTYLDSLGDFYASVTELLGFKPMRHEGKVMSLAAYGKPSYDLSAIIELNGLTFENHLKLVGIEATKKLAEFFNFPFEKAKEVSANLKKGQLSGKLEQKAIEIAASAQKHLEKIVDELGLKLTKYGLPLAYAGGVAQNVKANMVLRRHFPDLWVFPAMHDGGLAFGAAVYVKSQLERLDGRWKPFKLEHVYLGPSYSEDEIEEFLREEGVKYEEIRVVSGFVADSLIDGKIVAFFQGKMEFGPRALGNRSILADPRDESIKEKLNLALRRDVFQPFAPTILEERIGDYLVDPYPNKFMTMSYWATEEFIKEAPAVVHVDGTTRPQTLEEEDNHTYYNIIKLFEKRSGVGAVLNTSFNMHGEPIVCSPEDALRTFRKAKLDVLVLEKFAVYL from the coding sequence ATGATACTTGGAATTCATGACGGCCATGATGCTGGAGCTGTTTTAATTAAAGATGGGGAAATTTATGCAGTTAATGAGGAGAGGCTTAATCGAATTAAGCATTACCGCGGCTTTCCAAAATTAAGTGTACTCAAAGTGCTCGAAATGGGGAATGTAACTCCAGATGAAGTTGAAATCATTGCGATTGCCGGCATCTTTAGAAAGCGCTCCCGTCTTTTGGAGCTTGAAAAGAACTTAGCGAAGATTTTTGGGAAAGATTTCAAAAGAAAAGTTCTCTATGTTGAGCATCACCTTGCTCACGCAGCCTCAGCTTATCTCACTTCCGGCTGGAGAGAGGCGTTAGCTTTAAGCATAGACGCCGCTGGAGATGGCTTAAGCTCATCAATCTACATCTGCAGAGATGGTGAGATGATTAGAATTGCCCAGTCCACTTATCTCGATTCCCTTGGGGATTTCTATGCATCAGTTACGGAGCTTTTGGGATTTAAGCCTATGAGACACGAGGGCAAGGTAATGAGCTTGGCAGCTTATGGAAAGCCGAGCTATGATTTATCCGCGATAATTGAGCTTAATGGTTTAACCTTTGAAAACCATCTCAAACTCGTTGGAATTGAGGCAACTAAAAAACTGGCTGAATTCTTTAATTTCCCCTTTGAGAAAGCTAAAGAAGTTTCTGCCAACTTAAAGAAGGGGCAACTCAGCGGAAAATTGGAGCAGAAAGCCATTGAGATAGCGGCATCAGCTCAGAAGCATCTGGAAAAGATTGTAGATGAACTTGGGCTTAAGCTTACAAAGTATGGATTGCCCTTGGCTTATGCCGGAGGAGTTGCGCAGAATGTTAAGGCGAACATGGTTTTAAGAAGGCACTTCCCAGATTTGTGGGTGTTTCCAGCTATGCATGACGGCGGTTTAGCCTTTGGAGCTGCAGTTTATGTTAAATCACAGCTTGAAAGACTGGATGGTAGATGGAAGCCATTTAAGCTGGAACACGTTTATCTCGGTCCTTCTTACTCTGAGGATGAAATTGAGGAATTTTTGAGAGAGGAAGGAGTCAAGTATGAGGAAATCAGGGTTGTTTCAGGTTTTGTTGCTGATTCCTTAATTGATGGAAAAATTGTTGCATTCTTCCAGGGGAAAATGGAGTTCGGACCGAGAGCTTTGGGCAACCGCTCTATTTTAGCAGACCCGAGGGATGAAAGTATTAAAGAAAAGCTCAATTTGGCTTTGAGGAGAGATGTCTTCCAGCCATTTGCACCAACAATTTTAGAGGAAAGGATTGGAGATTATTTAGTTGACCCATATCCAAACAAGTTCATGACAATGAGCTATTGGGCCACAGAGGAGTTCATAAAAGAGGCACCAGCCGTTGTCCATGTTGACGGCACAACAAGACCCCAGACCCTTGAGGAAGAGGATAATCACACGTATTACAACATAATTAAGCTCTTTGAGAAGCGGAGTGGAGTTGGTGCCGTGCTAAACACCTCATTTAATATGCATGGTGAGCCGATAGTTTGCTCACCTGAGGATGCGCTGAGGACGTTCAGAAAGGCAAAGCTTGACGTGCTGGTTTTGGAGAAGTTTGCTGTTTATTTGTAA
- the proS gene encoding proline--tRNA ligase, which yields MKVERNKWQNNFSEWYNELIETAGIQDKRYPVKGMNIWLPYGLRIMRNIEKFIHEEMERTGHQEVLFPALIPETEFQKEAEHIAGFEGEVFWVTHAGHDPLDVRLILRPTSETAMYSMFALWIRSHADLPFKIYQIVNVYRYETKHTRPLIRVREISRFFEAHTAHDSFEDAERQIKEDLEIFDNLAKKLALPYIVSKRPEWDKFPGAYYSLGAEVVMPDGRTLQIGTMHNYKQNFAKAYNIMYEKEDGTHEYVHQTTYGMSERLLAAVIAVHGDDRGMVLPPTIAPIQVVIVPIPKKDSPYDVFAYAREIAEELKTAGMRVHVDERDIRPGRKFYDWELKGVPLRIEVGPRDVEGQKAVLARRDTLEKFTVERAELIEKVRETLDAIMENLYARAKEFLDSYIKRVDTLEEAKEVFEDRRGVVEIPWCGEESCGLEMEEILDAKMLGIPYPEEEAKIEGKKCAHCGKDAKFIARFARTY from the coding sequence ATGAAGGTAGAGCGAAACAAATGGCAGAACAACTTCAGCGAGTGGTACAATGAGCTTATTGAAACGGCTGGAATACAAGATAAAAGGTATCCGGTAAAAGGGATGAACATCTGGTTGCCTTATGGCCTTAGGATAATGAGGAACATTGAAAAGTTCATCCATGAGGAGATGGAAAGGACTGGACATCAAGAAGTCCTATTCCCAGCGTTAATTCCAGAAACCGAATTCCAAAAGGAAGCCGAACACATAGCTGGATTTGAGGGAGAGGTATTTTGGGTAACCCATGCAGGTCACGATCCTTTAGATGTGAGATTGATTCTCAGACCTACAAGCGAGACAGCCATGTATTCAATGTTCGCGCTTTGGATTCGCTCTCACGCAGATTTACCATTCAAAATATACCAGATTGTCAATGTTTATAGATACGAAACAAAGCATACAAGACCACTGATTAGAGTTAGAGAAATCAGCAGGTTCTTCGAAGCTCATACAGCCCACGACAGCTTTGAAGATGCCGAGAGGCAGATAAAGGAGGACTTAGAGATATTTGACAATTTGGCTAAGAAGCTTGCATTGCCCTATATAGTCTCAAAGAGACCAGAGTGGGACAAGTTCCCAGGAGCTTATTACTCCCTCGGTGCAGAGGTTGTAATGCCCGATGGGAGGACTCTGCAGATAGGAACGATGCACAACTACAAGCAGAACTTCGCAAAGGCATACAACATAATGTATGAAAAAGAAGATGGAACCCATGAGTATGTCCACCAGACAACCTATGGAATGAGTGAGAGGCTTCTCGCGGCGGTCATTGCTGTCCACGGCGACGATAGAGGAATGGTTCTCCCACCAACAATCGCACCAATTCAAGTGGTTATAGTCCCAATTCCAAAGAAGGACTCGCCCTATGATGTCTTTGCATATGCAAGAGAGATTGCCGAGGAGCTTAAGACCGCTGGAATGAGAGTTCATGTTGATGAGAGGGACATAAGGCCAGGAAGGAAGTTCTATGACTGGGAGCTTAAGGGGGTTCCGCTGAGGATTGAAGTTGGTCCGAGGGATGTTGAAGGACAAAAGGCTGTGCTCGCAAGAAGAGACACCCTTGAGAAGTTCACAGTTGAGAGAGCTGAGCTAATTGAGAAGGTCAGAGAAACACTTGATGCAATAATGGAGAACCTCTATGCAAGGGCTAAAGAGTTCCTCGACAGCTACATTAAGAGGGTTGACACACTTGAAGAGGCAAAAGAAGTCTTTGAAGACAGAAGAGGGGTCGTTGAAATCCCGTGGTGTGGGGAAGAGAGCTGTGGACTTGAGATGGAAGAAATCCTTGATGCAAAGATGCTTGGAATTCCATATCCAGAGGAAGAGGCAAAAATTGAAGGCAAAAAGTGCGCTCACTGTGGAAAGGATGCAAAATTCATTGCAAGGTTTGCAAGGACTTATTGA
- a CDS encoding 2-hydroxyacid dehydrogenase yields the protein MKPKVAVLFKMKSKPLEELKKYCDVDVLLYPEKEDLMEVIHQYDGIIISPLNKIDAEIIEKAERLKVISCHSAGYDHVDINAATKKGIYVTKVSGVLSEVVAEFAIGLMIALLRKIAYSDKFIRQGKWESPKLVWSSFKNIESVYGKKVGIIGMGAIGKAIARRAKALGAEILYWSRSRKEDIEKEVNAKYLPFEEVLKQSDIVVLALPATKETYHIINEESLKIMEGKYLVNIGRGALVDERAVIKALKEGKLRGYATDVFENEPVQESELFGMEWETVLTPHYAGLSKEAMLDMGIQAVKNLLKVFKGEIPEDLVNRDVLKIRPIESIKML from the coding sequence ATGAAACCGAAAGTGGCTGTATTGTTCAAGATGAAAAGCAAACCACTGGAAGAACTCAAAAAATACTGTGATGTTGATGTTCTGCTGTATCCTGAGAAAGAAGATCTCATGGAAGTAATCCACCAATACGACGGCATTATAATCTCACCCCTTAACAAAATTGATGCTGAAATCATCGAGAAAGCTGAAAGGCTTAAAGTAATAAGCTGTCATTCAGCGGGATATGATCACGTTGATATTAACGCAGCGACAAAAAAAGGCATCTATGTCACTAAAGTGAGCGGAGTCTTGAGTGAAGTTGTTGCGGAGTTTGCCATCGGCTTAATGATTGCCTTGCTCAGGAAGATAGCCTATTCGGATAAATTTATCAGACAGGGAAAATGGGAATCTCCAAAGCTTGTGTGGAGCAGCTTTAAGAATATTGAAAGTGTTTATGGCAAAAAAGTTGGAATTATCGGCATGGGAGCAATTGGAAAAGCGATAGCAAGAAGAGCAAAAGCGTTGGGGGCTGAAATACTGTACTGGTCGAGGAGCAGAAAAGAAGACATAGAAAAGGAAGTTAATGCAAAATATCTGCCCTTTGAGGAGGTTCTCAAACAGAGCGACATCGTTGTTCTGGCACTTCCAGCAACAAAAGAAACGTACCACATAATTAACGAGGAAAGCCTTAAGATCATGGAGGGCAAATACCTTGTAAATATAGGGCGTGGAGCATTGGTTGATGAAAGAGCTGTGATTAAAGCTCTCAAAGAAGGAAAGCTGAGAGGCTATGCAACGGATGTATTTGAGAATGAGCCGGTTCAAGAAAGCGAATTATTTGGGATGGAATGGGAAACGGTTTTAACACCTCACTATGCGGGCTTATCAAAAGAGGCAATGCTTGATATGGGCATTCAGGCAGTTAAAAATCTGCTGAAAGTTTTCAAAGGCGAAATACCGGAAGATTTAGTCAATAGAGATGTATTAAAAATTAGACCAATTGAGAGCATAAAGATGCTGTGA
- a CDS encoding M42 family metallopeptidase, with product MEHLIKELREITQIPGISGYEEKVREKLIEWIEPFADYRIDRIGNLIVELGEGKEKAVFMAHIDEIGLLITGITNNGKLKFRKIGGVDDRLLIGRHVDVITENGKLDGVIGVTPVHLNLERKFDTIPWHALEIDIGAESKEEALSLGVKPLDYAVFKKHFAVLNKRYVATRSLDDRFGAVALFEAIKDLVDHDLNGKFIFAFTVQEEIGLKGAKFLAEHYSPEFAFAIDSFACCSFLTGDVKLGSGAVVRAVDNSAVYTRKLAKRVVETAEKNGIPLQIGVTGGGTDASVFQHKSEVLALSVPIKYLHSEVEMLHLDDLDALIKLIEAIVFEL from the coding sequence ATGGAGCACCTTATTAAAGAGCTCAGAGAAATAACCCAAATTCCAGGAATTTCTGGATATGAGGAAAAAGTTAGGGAAAAGCTGATTGAGTGGATTGAGCCTTTTGCGGATTATAGGATTGACAGAATAGGAAATCTGATAGTTGAGCTTGGAGAAGGTAAGGAGAAAGCAGTTTTCATGGCACATATAGATGAGATCGGGCTTTTAATTACGGGCATAACAAACAACGGGAAGCTCAAGTTCAGAAAAATCGGTGGAGTTGATGACAGACTATTAATTGGAAGACACGTTGATGTGATAACGGAGAATGGAAAGCTTGACGGGGTTATAGGGGTTACACCAGTTCACCTCAACCTCGAGAGGAAGTTTGACACAATTCCCTGGCATGCATTGGAGATCGATATTGGTGCGGAATCAAAGGAGGAGGCTCTATCACTGGGAGTTAAGCCGCTGGACTATGCCGTGTTCAAAAAGCACTTTGCTGTTTTAAACAAACGCTATGTTGCAACTCGCTCTCTTGATGACCGCTTTGGTGCTGTTGCACTCTTTGAGGCTATCAAAGATTTAGTTGATCATGACCTGAATGGAAAGTTCATCTTCGCCTTCACTGTGCAGGAGGAAATAGGGCTTAAGGGCGCTAAGTTTTTGGCAGAACACTACAGCCCGGAGTTTGCCTTTGCCATTGACTCCTTTGCGTGCTGCTCCTTCTTAACGGGAGACGTTAAATTAGGCAGCGGCGCTGTGGTTAGGGCTGTGGACAATTCAGCAGTTTACACAAGAAAACTCGCAAAGAGAGTTGTTGAGACAGCCGAGAAGAACGGGATACCTCTTCAGATAGGTGTCACTGGCGGAGGGACTGATGCGTCTGTATTCCAGCACAAAAGCGAAGTTCTTGCCTTAAGTGTGCCCATTAAATATCTGCACAGCGAGGTGGAGATGCTCCACTTGGATGATTTAGATGCCCTGATAAAGCTGATCGAGGCAATAGTGTTTGAGCTTTAA
- a CDS encoding sulfite exporter TauE/SafE family protein: MLKYISYFAVGVFIGILAALFGLGGGFLIVPTLNLLGVEIHHAVGTSSAAVVFTSLSSALAYSRQKRVHYKAGLLLASTAIIGAYIGAWMTSLLNPAQLKVVFGATLILVAIRIYRKKTAEPSEVKLKDVKINYKLVPVGGFFAGIASGLLGVGGGIINVPFLVWLGMPIHYAVATSSFAIVFTAASGAVKHYMMGNVEAQWLVLLVPGLIIGAQLGAKIAKRTKASNLKRAFAVVLALLALRMILKGLGIAVP, encoded by the coding sequence TTGCTCAAATATATCAGCTATTTTGCAGTTGGTGTTTTCATAGGAATCTTGGCTGCTCTTTTCGGATTGGGCGGGGGATTTTTGATAGTTCCCACACTCAACCTCTTGGGAGTTGAAATTCACCACGCTGTGGGAACTTCATCAGCGGCTGTTGTGTTTACTTCGCTCAGTTCTGCTTTAGCATATTCAAGACAGAAGAGGGTCCATTACAAGGCAGGACTCCTATTGGCAAGCACTGCAATAATCGGGGCATACATCGGGGCTTGGATGACATCTCTGCTGAATCCAGCACAGCTTAAGGTGGTCTTTGGCGCTACGTTAATACTCGTTGCAATTAGGATTTACCGCAAGAAGACAGCAGAGCCAAGTGAAGTTAAGCTTAAGGACGTTAAAATAAACTATAAGCTTGTTCCGGTTGGTGGATTTTTCGCGGGAATAGCCTCCGGATTGTTAGGGGTGGGAGGGGGGATAATAAACGTCCCCTTCCTTGTTTGGCTTGGAATGCCAATTCACTATGCCGTTGCGACTTCAAGCTTTGCAATAGTCTTCACTGCTGCAAGCGGAGCAGTTAAACACTACATGATGGGAAACGTTGAAGCCCAATGGCTTGTTCTTTTGGTGCCCGGGCTGATTATTGGAGCACAGCTTGGAGCAAAAATAGCAAAGAGAACTAAGGCTTCAAACCTGAAAAGAGCATTTGCAGTGGTTTTAGCTTTATTGGCATTGAGAATGATTTTAAAAGGGCTGGGAATTGCGGTTCCGTAA
- a CDS encoding sulfite exporter TauE/SafE family protein — MLWHISIIFIGFFIGLFAGLFGIGGGFLIVPVLTLLGLPIHEAIGTSLACISMSALASAYGHLRRKNVLFKVVVIKEAFSIPSALLGAYITAFLNTRQLSAIFGFALIYVAYKLIKKPETPSIKRNVKVDYRKVPVIGIISGFSSGLLGISGGILNVPLFYSLGLPIHYAIGTSSVALFFTALAGTVGHYILGQVHFDKAILLAPGLILGGFSGARLAHEIHPERLKMGFSLVLLIIATRMILKGLGFSVP; from the coding sequence ATGCTTTGGCACATTTCCATAATATTCATTGGCTTTTTCATAGGTTTGTTCGCTGGTCTATTTGGAATTGGTGGGGGCTTCTTAATAGTTCCCGTTCTGACCCTTTTGGGTCTGCCTATTCATGAAGCTATCGGAACGAGTCTGGCGTGCATCTCTATGAGTGCTCTTGCATCTGCTTATGGGCATTTGAGGCGAAAAAACGTTCTCTTTAAAGTTGTTGTAATAAAAGAAGCGTTTTCAATTCCATCTGCATTGCTTGGTGCTTATATAACTGCATTCCTAAATACGAGACAGTTAAGTGCGATATTCGGCTTTGCTTTGATATATGTCGCATACAAGCTTATTAAAAAGCCTGAAACGCCCTCAATAAAAAGAAATGTCAAAGTTGATTATAGGAAAGTTCCAGTGATAGGGATTATATCTGGCTTTTCTTCTGGGCTTTTGGGGATAAGTGGTGGAATTTTAAATGTCCCGCTGTTTTACTCTCTGGGACTTCCCATCCATTATGCTATTGGCACATCAAGCGTTGCTTTGTTCTTCACAGCATTAGCTGGGACAGTTGGTCATTATATCCTCGGGCAAGTCCACTTTGACAAAGCTATATTGTTGGCTCCAGGATTAATACTGGGAGGCTTTTCAGGAGCAAGACTTGCCCATGAAATTCATCCAGAGCGTCTCAAAATGGGATTCTCGCTGGTACTTCTCATAATCGCAACCAGGATGATCTTGAAAGGTTTGGGGTTTTCTGTACCATGA
- a CDS encoding ABC transporter permease, producing MRIAKRALGRIIAIYITVMLILVLTAGITANHLLKERAKDLAAYGIGMKNPVLYEQIKREAAKEGVEPWEYIYEHFLLEKYGLSKNPFLMGIQLLLNKGEPLKTQIDKRKERELSLSRATLVTLTVMLSSVALIVVFGVIFGMKLANHPRLLEIIEGITRLFNGLPSWWIGVLLIVIFAVKLNVLPTGGLFTPKPLYGVTYVVDLIKHLVLPIMTLFLVFIWEFMSIVARETQKEMYQPYIQTERAKGIPEKVIYRKHILRNIGIVLSSFTAQKFMEMFTDYLVIDYLFGLMGLGLVLKNSFVREIIPNVGVSITFNFYLFFATTLIIATISFGVSLFLEFLKGVIDPRVS from the coding sequence ATGAGAATTGCAAAGAGAGCATTGGGGAGGATTATTGCGATATACATTACTGTCATGCTGATTTTGGTTTTAACCGCAGGAATCACTGCTAATCACCTACTCAAGGAGAGAGCTAAGGATTTAGCGGCATATGGCATTGGAATGAAAAATCCAGTTCTTTATGAGCAGATAAAAAGGGAAGCTGCAAAAGAGGGTGTTGAACCTTGGGAGTATATTTATGAACACTTTCTCCTTGAAAAGTATGGTTTATCAAAAAATCCGTTCCTCATGGGGATTCAGCTCCTCTTAAATAAAGGGGAACCTTTAAAGACACAAATTGACAAAAGAAAGGAAAGAGAATTAAGTCTTTCTCGTGCAACCCTTGTAACTCTAACTGTAATGCTGAGCTCTGTGGCATTAATTGTTGTCTTTGGAGTTATCTTTGGAATGAAGCTTGCAAATCATCCAAGACTGTTGGAGATTATAGAGGGCATAACAAGACTCTTCAATGGTTTGCCTTCTTGGTGGATTGGAGTTTTGCTGATAGTTATATTTGCTGTTAAGCTGAATGTCCTCCCTACAGGCGGTCTTTTCACGCCAAAACCTCTATATGGTGTTACATATGTTGTTGATTTAATAAAGCATCTCGTTCTTCCCATAATGACTTTATTTCTGGTATTTATTTGGGAGTTCATGAGCATAGTTGCGAGAGAAACACAGAAGGAGATGTATCAGCCCTACATACAGACAGAGAGAGCAAAAGGTATCCCAGAAAAGGTCATCTACAGAAAACACATTCTAAGGAACATTGGAATCGTGCTGAGCAGCTTTACAGCCCAAAAGTTCATGGAGATGTTCACAGACTATCTCGTCATAGATTACCTTTTTGGTTTGATGGGTCTCGGCTTAGTGCTCAAAAACTCATTTGTGAGAGAGATAATACCAAATGTAGGTGTTAGCATTACATTTAACTTCTACCTTTTCTTCGCAACTACCCTTATAATTGCTACAATATCCTTCGGTGTTTCTCTGTTTCTTGAATTTCTCAAAGGAGTTATAGATCCAAGGGTGAGCTAA
- a CDS encoding ABC transporter permease: MMMRRQKIGVIVLILFIIFVFGSYFSVSKEELDNWENGIYWINYPKRAKPVWLGGIPTVKLTPKLNWSSQGYSFYVYTYEHQYNEKPNDIAIVIHNPSLYVIDVKRPDGVLVNVYDGMLFQNITLNTNDRAVLSIFRALKNRFNLTDADLGTKTPAELLFSADPYFDTLKGTYTLRVLCNCSVPPEVIVYGTSYGLLGTDSYGRDIWVGFVKGMVNTLYLALFTTFMIIALGLVLGLISGYFKNLLSSIVTFFLEVLTALPILPILVVLTWVMSRQSIGAHVEVNPVKFMLLVSILLVGKFAKTIRIMTIQEKSREHVTASISLGASGFHVIRKHILPVVLEHSVRYFTFLMPRIVALISIFGFFGLIPGVNWGSFVGEALQQGALYGGYWWWVLSPGFAMAFLSLGFALVVSIDKPLTLS, translated from the coding sequence ATGATGATGAGGAGACAAAAGATCGGCGTGATAGTTCTGATACTCTTCATAATTTTTGTCTTTGGGAGTTATTTTTCAGTCTCTAAGGAGGAGCTTGACAACTGGGAAAATGGAATATATTGGATCAATTATCCCAAAAGGGCAAAACCTGTTTGGTTGGGAGGGATTCCAACTGTTAAGCTAACGCCCAAGCTGAACTGGTCTTCCCAAGGATACAGTTTCTATGTTTACACCTATGAACATCAATACAATGAGAAGCCCAACGATATTGCGATTGTCATACATAATCCATCCCTCTATGTTATTGACGTAAAGAGACCGGATGGGGTTTTAGTTAATGTTTATGATGGGATGCTTTTTCAAAATATTACCTTGAATACAAACGATAGAGCTGTCCTCTCAATTTTCAGAGCATTGAAAAATAGGTTCAACTTAACTGATGCGGACTTGGGAACAAAAACACCTGCAGAGTTGCTTTTTTCCGCTGATCCATATTTCGACACATTAAAAGGCACTTATACTCTCAGAGTTCTATGCAACTGCTCAGTACCTCCAGAAGTCATCGTTTATGGGACAAGTTATGGTCTGCTTGGAACTGACAGCTATGGTAGGGACATATGGGTGGGATTTGTTAAGGGCATGGTTAATACACTTTATTTAGCATTATTCACAACATTTATGATAATTGCTTTAGGTCTCGTGCTCGGCTTGATCTCTGGCTACTTTAAAAACCTGCTCTCATCCATAGTCACATTTTTCTTAGAAGTCCTTACAGCTCTTCCAATTTTGCCCATCCTCGTTGTTCTCACGTGGGTCATGTCAAGGCAAAGCATTGGAGCTCATGTTGAAGTTAACCCTGTAAAGTTCATGCTTTTGGTCTCAATATTGCTGGTGGGTAAGTTTGCCAAGACTATCCGGATAATGACAATCCAAGAAAAGTCGAGGGAGCACGTTACTGCCAGCATCTCTTTGGGAGCTTCAGGATTTCATGTCATCAGAAAGCACATTTTACCGGTAGTTTTAGAGCACAGCGTTAGGTACTTCACATTCTTAATGCCAAGAATTGTTGCCCTGATTTCAATATTCGGCTTCTTTGGATTAATACCTGGCGTAAACTGGGGCTCGTTTGTTGGTGAAGCTTTACAACAAGGAGCATTATATGGGGGATACTGGTGGTGGGTGCTTTCACCAGGATTTGCCATGGCATTCTTAAGCTTGGGCTTTGCTCTGGTTGTGTCTATCGATAAACCCCTAACTCTCTCTTAG
- a CDS encoding helix-turn-helix transcriptional regulator, translating into MRKIMTLITITLLIVPLVSAEFTVSELELTIYRDGYVKVSYQIIPGDYAVQISVPLLGENYENLIVEDENGNPLNFEISGNSVVIYVDDAQLIKLSYYTPDLTSKHGLVWTLNVSSPYPFKIVLPQNAIVVDLSDIPLSISANIISMPPGNQSISYTLGYGVEKASQNWVYYLITSVLVISAVVIGIKLISKRSSKSIKIDREAFLKKMENFDLNDEEKSVLLYILEKGGRASQAEVRNALGLPKTTAWRMFKRLEKQGLVKIIRGRKENWVELRF; encoded by the coding sequence ATGAGGAAAATCATGACCCTTATTACCATCACCCTGCTTATAGTTCCACTGGTTAGTGCTGAATTTACGGTTTCTGAATTGGAGCTCACCATTTACAGAGATGGGTATGTTAAAGTCAGTTATCAAATCATTCCAGGTGATTATGCTGTTCAAATAAGTGTTCCTCTTTTAGGTGAGAATTACGAAAACCTCATTGTAGAAGATGAAAATGGCAATCCCCTTAATTTTGAGATTTCTGGGAATAGTGTGGTTATTTATGTTGATGATGCTCAACTTATAAAACTCTCATATTACACCCCTGATTTAACTTCCAAGCATGGGCTTGTTTGGACTCTAAACGTTTCTTCACCTTATCCATTTAAGATCGTGCTTCCCCAAAACGCAATAGTTGTTGATCTTAGCGATATCCCCCTTTCAATAAGCGCAAATATAATCTCTATGCCACCCGGAAACCAAAGTATCTCATATACTCTGGGATATGGGGTAGAAAAAGCCTCTCAGAATTGGGTATACTATCTCATCACAAGTGTTCTGGTTATTAGTGCAGTGGTTATTGGAATAAAGCTGATCTCCAAAAGGTCTTCAAAGAGCATTAAAATTGACCGGGAGGCATTTCTAAAAAAGATGGAGAATTTTGATCTAAATGATGAAGAAAAAAGTGTATTGCTGTATATCCTTGAAAAAGGTGGTAGAGCAAGCCAAGCTGAAGTAAGAAACGCCCTCGGACTTCCAAAAACCACTGCATGGAGAATGTTTAAACGTCTTGAGAAGCAAGGATTAGTAAAAATAATCCGGGGGAGGAAGGAAAACTGGGTGGAGCTGAGGTTTTAG